A window of the Herpetosiphonaceae bacterium genome harbors these coding sequences:
- a CDS encoding nuclear transport factor 2 family protein: MAASAYDLVASCFAAIESKDLAAVLSYFADDAVLIDPHYPNPHMVGKPAIAEGLAWAFATLERLNFRIVNFFAAEDGHSIAIETATAHMLPGGRSVRLTQIFVIVIRDGLVVRLQAYTPYGPNGLAALLLGLMRLWRRLTRSRRSPPKSVEP; this comes from the coding sequence ATGGCCGCATCAGCATACGATCTTGTTGCAAGCTGCTTCGCTGCAATCGAGTCGAAGGATCTCGCTGCTGTATTGAGCTACTTTGCCGATGATGCTGTGCTGATCGATCCGCATTATCCTAACCCGCATATGGTTGGCAAGCCAGCGATTGCAGAAGGATTAGCGTGGGCATTCGCAACCCTGGAGCGCTTGAACTTCAGGATTGTCAACTTTTTTGCGGCGGAAGACGGACACAGTATCGCGATCGAAACAGCAACGGCTCATATGCTGCCCGGTGGCAGATCCGTGCGGTTGACCCAAATATTCGTTATTGTCATTCGCGACGGTCTTGTCGTTCGCCTGCAAGCGTATACTCCTTACGGACCTAACGGCCTTGCCGCTTTGCTCTTAGGGCTGATGCGATTATGGAGGAGGCTCACGAGAAGCAGGCGGTCGCCCCCGAAATCGGTCGAACCTTAA